Part of the Synergistaceae bacterium genome, AATGACGCCGATGTCCGATTGAATATTCGCTTCAGGAGAGTTCATGCAGCAGCGCCCTCTGGATCTCCGCGGACAGGCCGGGAAAAAAGCTCTCCAGCCGCTCGGACAGAGATAGGCCGTGAATCTGCGAAAAATCCTTCAACTCCAGTGCCCCGCCGGGAAGCTCCACGACTCCGCTTCCTCCGTACAGTTCACACATCTTCCCAATGGCCTCGGTCATAAGCGGCGGCAAGCAACCCTCTTTACTAAAATAGTCAACCAAAGTGGGCCGCATTCGGGCGTTGACCTTAGCCACGGAATTCAGCGCGATTGAGCGAAAGCTGTGCCCCAGAGCTGGGTTTTTGAAGCGAGCCAGAACGTCGTCGGCGTAAGCGTGAGTTTCCGTCGAGTCGTCCATGGCGCGGCAGATTTCCTTATGCGTCATCTCGGAGAGCCAAGCCGAGTATTCCGGATGAGACGCGAAGACGTCCACGTTCTCAATGCCATTCAAAAGCGCAACGGGTACGGAAGCGGTATGGGCGCCGTTCAAAATCCTGACCTTCCGGCCGTGATAAAAATCTAATTTATCGTCCGTTACGATGACATTGAGCCCCGCCTGGTCAAAGGGAATGACGTCGAGAATTTTTCTATCGCCCTCGATGACGAACAGGTGAAAAAGCTCTCCGCTCGTGAGCCATTGGTCCTGATGGCCAATCTTCTCGAAAACGCGATCCGCGGCGTCGGCGGGATACCCCGGAACGATGCGGTCGACGAGAGTGTTGTAAAATGAGCAGCTTTCGATGTAGTTGAAAAATTCCATTCCGTAAGCGAAAGACTGCCCATACTGGAGGAGGGTCTTTTTGAGAAGGTCGCCGCTGCGGTCGTTCAACTCCATTGCCATGATCATGACGGGAGGCAAATGCTTGCGCGCGCGATATTCCAGCAGCATCGCCAGCCTCGATGGATAGTTGTGCGTCGCGGATGAATAGTTGTGCGTCGCGGCCGGGTCGAAGAAAATCCCTGCCTCCGTGCTGTTGGAGAGAATCAAGGAAATGTCCTCGCAACCGGCTTCGATGTACTCAGCTGGTTTTTCCAGCGGGCTCACCGCGTTCTTGATCACCCGAACGGCGTCCAAAGTCTCGACGTATTGGGTACCCTCGTATCCGCGCAACAGCACGTGATACTCCTTCGCCGCGGCAATATCGAATACGGGCTCGCCTGGGGTGAGCTGAGCCAAAGTCACCTCGTACTCGATGCCGGTCGTGTCGGATACGCGCTGCAACATCCAGTCGAAAAAGCAACGAAGAAAATTTCCTCCGCCAAACTGAAGTATCTTCACTGGTTTCATAATCTCGCCCTCACATTTTTCGCTTTTCCCGTCGAATATCGACATGTCTTTTACGTACTCGTTATAGAGTCGCTCCGCCGCCTCGTTGGGCAACAGGAAATTTTCGTTCAAGAATGTTCTCACAAGGTGACGCGCTCCTTATTTACATTCTGCATTTACATTCCACATTTACATTCTGCCAAGCAACATCCTCGGCACAAAAAGCGAAATTGGGCGATAGGTCTTCAGCAACCTTACCATTTTCCCAAGAAGCCGGAGAAACAGGAATTTCCCCGGCTTTCTTTGTCTCTTTGTCTCGCGGAGCGTTCCGCGATCAGTTCTTCTTTTTACCGTTTTTGTTACCGTTTTTGCCGATCCAGAACGCAGCTTCGGCCGCAGCCAGTACCAGGAACGCCGCGCCCGTGTTACAGCCACCGCCGCTGCTGCTACTGCTGTTAACATCGTCATCCCTGACTCCCAGCGTCGTCTGCGTGTAATCTGTGAAGCCGGATTTTTTGGACATCTGTCCTTCATAAATTATAATGTAGCTTCCCTCAGGAAGGGTCGTGCCTTCTCCATCGATGTTCTTCGCGTTAAGGGTGATGGCGAAGTCTTTCGAGGTGTCCTCTGGGGCCTCCGCGGAGGTGAATATCGCGTCATTTACTTGAACGGCAAAGGTCGCGTTGCTTCCTTGGGCAGGTTCTTGAAGGTAGAACCAGAAAAAGACGCTTTCACCAGGGTCTAAACCGTTACCCGGGAATTTCACTGTCATTACATCCGAAGACTGAGAGACTGTGATATTTGCCGATTCGTGGTCTGTCTCCGCTTCTGTGACTGAAATTGGGGGAGTGGGGTCAAGACTCTGTGCCCTCAAGGCAATCATACCCGTCTTCGTTCCATCAGCCGATGTTATCATGTAAAAGACGACACGACCTTCACTAAAGTCTTGGAGAGTCCTTGGTTCCGGCGTCACGGTCGCGTCGGGATGAGGCAGAGAGAAATTGACGATCAACGATCTAAGATCGGTCCCATAGGGGACACCGACCAAATACGAACCATCGTTCTGCAGGACTGCAAGATGGTCCGTTCCCTTAATAGTGATCGCTAAATTGGTCAGTTCTACCGAATTCACGTCACCTCGCGCGTCGAGTACCGTCACGACGCACTCCGCCTCGATGCTACCTGCCGGGTTACTTGCACTGACGGTGATGACCGCTTTGCCGACAGACCTCGCCAGAACCGTCCCCTCTTCGTCAACGCCGGCTACCGTCGGGTTGCTCGATCTGAATGCAAAACTGATCGGTTCCGTCGCTGTGTCCGGCTCCACTGTTGGAGTGAGAACAAAAGATTCACCTGCGTAAACATCGAGCGTTCTGCTGTCATCGCTGAGTTTCAGGCCAGTGATGGGGGTGGCGTCAGGAACAATGAGGTCGCTGTTATAATAACTTAAAATATTGCCCGTACCGGAGGAGACTTCTTTAATACTCTTAAACTCTCCCACGCTGAGCGCGTAAGTCTCGCCGTAACCTATTCCCTCAAGCTGGTAGATTATCGATTTGTTACCCTCACCCCATTCTGGGTATTGGGCCTTTGCTCCACCGGAAAGGGTAACTTTGCCAATGGCAATAGGGTTCATTTCCCTGTCAAAGTTTATGATGAGCTGCCCTTTCCCGTTCCGGAGATCTGTCGGATTAATGACCGCGCTCGCGACCTGCGGATGGAAGGAGAAAAACTTGAAGTCCTGATCTTCTGTGAAAAGCGCGTTCCTCACCACGACCTCGAGCCGCGTCGCATTAGTTAAATCCACTCCGCCATCACGGGATACCCTGACCTTGTACAAATTGTTCCCTAGGGGCGTCACTACACCGTCCGCGGTAAAATTCACCAACGTACCAAGGCTCGACTCTGTGCTCAAATAGGATTGATAGTAGGATTGATAAGCTGCGTTATTGGTGCTCGGAATCGTCCCGGTCAGATCTTTTGACGCGAAGACCGTGGCATAAATCACTTGAGTTCCGGTAATGTCAGCAAGCTGCAAGTCGCCTGTGATCTCGACGTCGCCCACTTCGAGTTTGACAATCTCCACGCTCCGCTCCGGCGATGTGTAAAGATTTCCATTGACGGTGACGTTTTCGAAATTGATGTCCGTACCGCAGATGATATTATTCAAGGCTGCGGTTATTCCCAAGTCGGCGTTTGTAAAATCGAAGTTACAATCTCTGATGTTGACGTTTTTGATAGGAGTGTAACCATAGTGCCTGGCGTAAACAAATAAATTGTTGGCCTTTGCACCCTCTGCCGTCCTGTAGTTCGAGATATAGATGTTTTCGATGATTGGAGTCCTTGTCCCGGCGTCGTTTTCCTCGTAGTAGAGTTCGCTGTGGATAGGATATTGCAGAGCCTTGACTTCGGAATCCTTCATGTAAACATCTTTCAGATAGCCGCCCCTCACGGAGTTTGTCTTAATACGAAGCCCTTGTTGCAGTGCTGTGGAATTGAAGATGTTGTCGTGAGCGAAAACGTACTGGATACCGCCCGACATCTCCGAACCGGCGGTCACAGCTCCGTGACCATCCCTCATTTCGTTGTTACGAACGATAACTCCAACTGTCGGCTTGTTCCACGGAGTATAACCGTCGTTGTTACGTCCTGATTTGATGGCGATGCAGTCGTCACCTGTGTTAAAAATATTCTCCTCAATGATGACATTTTGGCTGGATTCGGGGTTACAGCCGTCGTTATTTCCCAGATGGGAATTGATGTGAGTGCCCTTAACCAACACATTTTCGCTCAGAAGTGGATGGATTTCCCACATAGGCGAATTGATGAGGTAAAAATCGGAGATCAATACATTCTTACAGCGATAAGGTTCAATGAAGCTGGGTCTCAGCGTGTTGACCGGTCTCAGGATAGGGTCGGCGTTTCCGGGTGTCAAGTCGGCATAGGTCCTCTCCTCGATGGGGGTCCATCTCGCCACCTGTTCGATCAGTTTGTCACGAGCCGTCATGCTCGCGCCGTCCAAAGTAGTGGTTTTGTAGACTTCATTATTGCCCTGTTGCATCGGAATCGTATTGGTCGTGGTTCCGTCCCAGAACGAAGTTCCGGCAGTTTTCCACGGAAGCCAATTGTAGCTGTCTCCTTGCCCGTTCAACGTCGAGATCGGTCCCATTTCCCCGTTACTCGCTTCCCCGTTACCCGCGCCCGTGATCGCGATGTTCTCGAGTTCATAGGCGTAGATCAGCGGAGAGAAACCCATGAGGTCCATGCCCTCAAAGCGGGTCTTCGTCATGGGATAGAACTGGTAGGTCTTGGTCCTGATAAACTTGATCTCCGCCCCATCGTCCAGGTGGAGTCGTGTGTTGTCAGCCGCGAAATGAATGGCTCCCGTCACGTAAGACCCAGGCGGCACCACAACGGTCCCACCTCCGTGCTGCTTGATGTCCTCCATGGCGGCCTTGAAGACGTTGGTGTAATCGTCCACGTCCTGAGTCTCTCTGACCGCCTGTTTGGGATCCTCAGCACGCCCAACGTAGTATTGCTCTTTAGATTTTCTCAGGTAGGTCGCGAACTTGGGATCCGTGATCTTGACAGAATAGGTAAAGGTCCCTTTGACGGTCTTGAAAACGTAATTTTCATCGGTGTCAAGTACCTGCGGCACGTTGTCCATAACAGTTTTTTCGATTTCGTCATACTTCGACTGGGGCCAATAAGGGTCTTCAGCAGCAAAAACAATTGACGCACTTATCATTAAAACTGAAATAACTGTCAATGCCAGCAATATTCGTCTTCTCATTATTTGCCTTCCTCCTTAAAAATTGTTCAGGCTCAAGTACATCCCCATATTTTAATCCCCATATTTTAAGGTCAATAGTATTACTTTTTCTCGATTCCTCGCTCCCTTCTCCTGCTATGATTCCCCCTCTTAGCGTCCACACAATAAATGATCCACGCAACAAATAATCCACGCAACAAATGATCCACTGCCTGAGCCTTATAATTATAAATAGTCTATGCGCCCATACATTCCCCCCTCGCAAATTGCGCAAAATACACCTGTTGACTACGACAAAAGTCGCACTCCACTCTCTTTTAAGTAAATTAAATTTCCGCAGATCGAATTAATGATACTTTTATTTATCGCTTGCTTACAGGAAAAGACGTAAGACCGGTTTCAGTCGGCTGTCTTTGTCGATCTTAGACTCCCACAACTTTAGTCGTGGGAGTATGTCAAAGATAATCTTCTAAATTATTCTTCATTATAATGCCCGTCTTGATGCGCCCGACGGACATTGGGCGGTTGGAGAGGTATTGATACAGCAGGATCATCGCCTGTTCAGCCTGAGATTCCGGGTCTTTCCAGATGGAAGCGTGCAGAGTGTCGTCGTCGAAAAATGGACTCAATTCCGCGAATGCGTCGCTGCCGATGACCTTTATCCTCCCCGACATTCCAAGATCCCTTATCGCGGTGCACACGCTGTACGTATCGCGTGCCGTAATGGCATAGAGTCCGCTCACATCCGGCAAATTTTTTATAGATGAAACGAGCCTCGCGAGGAATTCTTCCTGGTCGCCAAAGTTGTAAAGCTCGGTCAAGGAGATTTTAGGGCGGCACATCTTCAGGTACGACTGAAAACCGCATCGATTGTCTCTGGCATTTTCGGCCATTTCGTGTCCGCCTGCCACCAGAACCCTACCCCCGCTCGAAAGCAACCTGCCCATCATCTCCGCCGCGAGCCTGCCGATGCGCCCGTTTGGCGCGGATACGAACGCCACGCGTTTCGACCCGATAGCGTCGGAATTGACGGTCACGACCGGTACCCCCCTTTCGGAAAGATAATCGATAACAGCATTGAGCCGGGTTTCGTCCCAACAATGGAGTATCACTCCGTCTTCATCCCTGTGTCTGGCGATATCATAAAGGATTCGCTCTTGACTCTCCCATTCGTCACCGCACTCTAAACGGGTTACCTGGACTCGATAATCGTTCAATTTCTGCTCGGCTATCCCTATTCCATCCCACATTTTGCGAAAGAAAAAATTTTGAGGGTTTGACATGCTCTGTAATACGACGGCAACGTGAAGGGCTTTGCGTTTGAGCGATGACGCCGCTTCGTTGACCGAATAATCCATATTCTGAGCTATGGCAAGAATTTTTTTTCTTGTTTCAGCCCCCACGCCTTCTTTGTCGTAAAGCACCTTGTGGACCGTCACCGCCGACACTCCAGCCTTTATTGCCACATCGCGTAAAGTCGCTCGTTTCGCCA contains:
- a CDS encoding LacI family DNA-binding transcriptional regulator, encoding MAKRATLRDVAIKAGVSAVTVHKVLYDKEGVGAETRKKILAIAQNMDYSVNEAASSLKRKALHVAVVLQSMSNPQNFFFRKMWDGIGIAEQKLNDYRVQVTRLECGDEWESQERILYDIARHRDEDGVILHCWDETRLNAVIDYLSERGVPVVTVNSDAIGSKRVAFVSAPNGRIGRLAAEMMGRLLSSGGRVLVAGGHEMAENARDNRCGFQSYLKMCRPKISLTELYNFGDQEEFLARLVSSIKNLPDVSGLYAITARDTYSVCTAIRDLGMSGRIKVIGSDAFAELSPFFDDDTLHASIWKDPESQAEQAMILLYQYLSNRPMSVGRIKTGIIMKNNLEDYL
- a CDS encoding Ig-like domain-containing protein, whose amino-acid sequence is MPQVLDTDENYVFKTVKGTFTYSVKITDPKFATYLRKSKEQYYVGRAEDPKQAVRETQDVDDYTNVFKAAMEDIKQHGGGTVVVPPGSYVTGAIHFAADNTRLHLDDGAEIKFIRTKTYQFYPMTKTRFEGMDLMGFSPLIYAYELENIAITGAGNGEASNGEMGPISTLNGQGDSYNWLPWKTAGTSFWDGTTTNTIPMQQGNNEVYKTTTLDGASMTARDKLIEQVARWTPIEERTYADLTPGNADPILRPVNTLRPSFIEPYRCKNVLISDFYLINSPMWEIHPLLSENVLVKGTHINSHLGNNDGCNPESSQNVIIEENIFNTGDDCIAIKSGRNNDGYTPWNKPTVGVIVRNNEMRDGHGAVTAGSEMSGGIQYVFAHDNIFNSTALQQGLRIKTNSVRGGYLKDVYMKDSEVKALQYPIHSELYYEENDAGTRTPIIENIYISNYRTAEGAKANNLFVYARHYGYTPIKNVNIRDCNFDFTNADLGITAALNNIICGTDINFENVTVNGNLYTSPERSVEIVKLEVGDVEITGDLQLADITGTQVIYATVFASKDLTGTIPSTNNAAYQSYYQSYLSTESSLGTLVNFTADGVVTPLGNNLYKVRVSRDGGVDLTNATRLEVVVRNALFTEDQDFKFFSFHPQVASAVINPTDLRNGKGQLIINFDREMNPIAIGKVTLSGGAKAQYPEWGEGNKSIIYQLEGIGYGETYALSVGEFKSIKEVSSGTGNILSYYNSDLIVPDATPITGLKLSDDSRTLDVYAGESFVLTPTVEPDTATEPISFAFRSSNPTVAGVDEEGTVLARSVGKAVITVSASNPAGSIEAECVVTVLDARGDVNSVELTNLAITIKGTDHLAVLQNDGSYLVGVPYGTDLRSLIVNFSLPHPDATVTPEPRTLQDFSEGRVVFYMITSADGTKTGMIALRAQSLDPTPPISVTEAETDHESANITVSQSSDVMTVKFPGNGLDPGESVFFWFYLQEPAQGSNATFAVQVNDAIFTSAEAPEDTSKDFAITLNAKNIDGEGTTLPEGSYIIIYEGQMSKKSGFTDYTQTTLGVRDDDVNSSSSSGGGCNTGAAFLVLAAAEAAFWIGKNGNKNGKKKN